GGCTCTGAATCGAAAAAGCGACCCCTCTCAAAAGACGCCTCTTGGATCGCCCCCTCTGTCCACCGAAAACGCTCCTCAACGCGCTCGGCAGTAGGGGCGGGCAACGAGGGAGCGGGCTCCGCTTCGAGGGTGAGCTCAGCCAGCGCGCGCCGGATCTCCTGAAGCGCCTCTTCCACGGCCTCGGCATGACGTCTCCGCGGGGCCTGCGGCGCCGGGGCCTCTTGGGGCGCCCGCTGACGGCCGCGAAACAGAAAAACCCAGACCCAGTACAGCACCAAGGCCCAAAACAGCAGCTCTTCAAAGCTCATGCCCACCTCCTCGCAATAGCGTTACGGCATGCGAAAGCAGCTCCCGCAGATCAGGCAGCAGCTCCGATATGGCCTTCGGGCTTCCGGGCAAGTTGACGATAAGCGTGCGGTTGCGAATGCCAGCTATGGCGCGGCTCAAGATCGCCAACGGCGTATGGCGTCGGCCCTCGGCGCGCATCCACTCCCCCAGGCCCGGCACCAACCGGTCACAGACGGCCTGCGTGGCCTCTGGGGTGACGTCTCGCGGTCCCGGACCGGTGCCCCCCGTGGTGAGCACAAGCTCTGCGCTCAGCGTGTCGCTAAAGCGCCGAAGCGCGGCCTCGATCTGCTCCCGCTCATCGGGCACGACTTCATAGGCGACGACCATGAAGCGCTCGTCCAAGGCCTCGCGCAGGCTCGGCCCGCTTCGGTCCGCGTAAATGCCGCGAAAGGCCCGATCGCTTACGGTCAGGATTCCGGTCCGAATGGGCTCCATGCTCGCTATAGCTTATAGCCGTAACTGCGCAAGTACGCGGCCTTGCGCCGCCAATTGGGCCGCACCTTTACGTGCAGCTGCAGGTAAACCGGACGCCCCAAGAAGGCCTCGATATCGGCTCGGGCCCGTATGCCCAAAGCCTTGATCCTGCTTCCGTCTCGCCCCAACAGAATAGCCCTCTGCGAAGGGCGTTCGAGTACGATCTCGGCGTCGATGAAATCCTTGCCTTCGGGCCGCTCCTTGAAGGCGACGATGTTGACCTGAGCGGAGTAGGGGATCTCCTCCTCGAAAAGCTCGAAGATCTTCTCCCGAATCAATTCCGCCACAAAAAAACGCTCCGGATGAGCACTCAGGAGTTCCTTCGGATAAAAAGGCGGCCCGAATGGAATAGCCTGGAGGATCCGCTCCTTAAGGGACGGCACGTTGTAGCCGGTTAGCGCCGAGATCGGAATAAGGTCGGCAAAGCCAAACCGGTCCGCATATTGGGCCAGAACGCGGCGGCTCTGGTCCTCGGAGACCGCGTCGAGCTTGTTTACGGCCAATAGCACGGGCTTGGAGAGGCCCCGTAGGTACTCCAAGCTCGGATCCTGGGGATCCGGGCGCGTGGCGTCTACCAGAAACAATACCGCGTCGGCCTCGCGCACGGCCTCCTCTACGGCTCGCATCATAGCCCGGTGCAGTAAATACTGGGGTGCGATAACGCCCGGCGTGTCGAAGAAGACAACTTGGGCGTTTTCCTCGTTTAGAATGCCCAAGATCCGATGACGCGTCGTCTGAGGTTTGGCCGAAACGATGGAGAGCTTTTGGCCCAATAATGTGTTTAATAGGGTGGACTTGCCCGTGTTGGGCCGACCGAGCAAGGCCACATAGCCCGCCCGATGGTCCGGGGGCAAATGCGCCTCGAAGGGCGCTATGGTCAGCTCATCGGCCATGACCCCAGCAAGTAGGCACGGCGTGGGATTATACGCAAGCGGCGGCCAGTTCAAACTGGCACGGCGACCCAATTTGGCCGTAGATTTGCGCAAGGTACCCTAAAAACGAACGAGGAAGCTCATGGTTTCGCTCCTGCAAGTGCTGCTCATGGCCCCCCCTCCGGAGGGGCAAGCGCCCAACCCTTTGGCCACGTTTTTGCCGCTGATCCTGATCTTTGTGGTCTTCTATTTCTTCATCATTCGGCCCCAGCAGAAACGCCAGCGGGAGAAACAGAAAATGCTGGAGGCTCTGCAGAAGGGGGACAAGGTCGTCACGATCGGGGGCATTCACGGCCGAGTCGTAAGCGTCGACGGCGATACGGTCTTGCTGGAAGTGGACGAAGAGACCAAGATCCGGTTTGACAAAAACGCCATCGCGGCCGTGTTGGCCAAAAAGGAATAGGGCCGCCCTTAAGGTATGGAGCCGATTCGTTTTCACACCATCCCGGAAGCCCTCGACGACCTGCGCCAGGGCAAGCTTGTGATCGTGGTCGATGACGAAGATCGGGAAAACGAGGGGGATTTCATCGGGGCAGCGGCCCTCTGCACCCCGGAGATGATCAACTTCATGGCCACGTACGGCCGGGGGCTTATCTGCGTGGCCATCACCCGGCAGCGGGCCGAGGAGCTCAGGCTGGAGCCTATGGTGCGGGACAACACGGCTCTACATGGCACGCCCTTCACAGTATCGGTCGACTACACGATCGGCACCACGACGGGCATTTCGGCCGCCGATCGGGCGCGCACGGTGCGCGCCCTAGCCGATCCCCAAGAGGTTCCCGAGCACTTCGCCCGGCCCGGTCACGTCTTCCCGCTCCGGGCCGCCGAAGGGGGTGTGCTTCGAAGGGCCGGACATACGGAGGCCGCCGTGGATCTGGCCCGACTGGCGGGGCTTTACCCGGCCGGCGTGCTTGTGGAGATCATGAACGAAGACGGCTCCATGGCCCGCGTGCCCGACCTATACCGGGTGGCGCAACGGTTTGGGCTTAAGCTCATTACGATCAAGGACCTCATCGCCTATCGGATGCGCACGGAGTCCCTGGTTGAAGAGGTGATCTCCGTGCAGCTACCCACCCGGTTCGGGGATTTCCGGCTCAGCGCGTTTCGAGACATCATCACGGGCGAAGAGCACCTGGCCTTGACCAAGGGCAGCTGGAGCCCCGAAGAGCCGGTGCTCGTGCGCGTGCACTCGCAGTGCGTAACGGGGGACATCTTCCACTCCTTGCGCTGCGACTGCGGAGACCAACTCGAAGCCGCCCTCCAGATGATCGCCAGCTCCGGAAAGGGCGTCTTCTTGTACATGAAGCAGGAGGGGCGCGGGATCGGGCTATTAAACAAGCTTCGCGCCTATAAGCTGCAGGAAGAGGGCCTCGATACGGTCGAGGCCAATGAGGTCTTGGGTTTCCGGGCGGACAACCGCGACTACGGCATCGGATGCCAAATCCTCTGCGCCCTCGGGGTGCGCAAGATGCGCCTGATCACCAACAACCCCATCAAGCGAATCGGAATCGAAGGCTACGGGCTGGAGATCGTCGAACGGGTGCCCATCGAGGTCCCTCCGAATCGCCATAACCGTCGCTACCTAGAGGCCAAACGCGACCGGCTTGGACACCTGATCTTGCTTGATCAGCGTCCTTCTCAACCATGAACCTCCCCTGGGATGCAGAAGCGCTGCTACAGATGGCGCATCGCCTTCGAGGGGGGGGATACTTTGCGGATCTTTTCCTGGAAAAAACCCTTGAGCGCTGGTTTTGCCTGCTACCGGATGGGTCTTGTCAGATCAAACAAGACGGCTACCAAGGAGCGGCCCTCCGAGCCTGGACCTCCCCGCTTGAGGTCCGCTTTTGTGCGCTTGAGGGCACGGCTCTGAGAGAACTACGCGCCGCCGTCGAAGCCCATCGCCTGCCCGGATCCGCACCCCTGCAGTCGGATTTGCGTATTATCACGGTCAAACCGGCCACATCCGAAGAACCGTCAGAGGACCTGATTCAAGAGGCCCTCGCTAGCCTGCGGGCGCTGGTATACGACGCCCTGCCCCAAATAGCGCACCTGGAGGCGACCCTCATCCTAAACGAACGTCACAAATGCATTGTCCACACGGAAGGCCGTCTCATCGAGGAATACAGCCGCAGCTGGACGGCTCGCGTAGAAGTCGCCCAGCGGGGTCCTCGGGGCCTCATGCGGGCCCTTTACCTGAATGGGGGCATAGGAGGCCCGGAGGCCTCCTGGATCGCGCTGCCGGAAGAAGCGCTTAGATGCCTTTACCAAGACCTTGAACGACAGCGAGAGGCCCAGACCCTGCGGTCAGGTTCGTATCCGGTGCTGCTGGGCCCGGGCTGGACCGGCATGTTCTGGCATGAAGCACTGGGGCATCGCGTGGAGGCGGACGTATGGTCGGCCCAAGACGGACGACCTCGACCAGGAGCCCGCATCGCCTCGAGCGCCGTTACGCTCTGGGACTGGGGCACCCTTCCGGGAGGGCGGGGATCGGCGGCTTTTGACGATGAAGGCACCCCGCAACAGCAAACCCTGCTAGTCGCCGAGGGCGAACTGGTGGGCTTGCTCACCGATCGGCTTTGGGCGGCCCGGCTGCGCCGAAGCCCGACCGGAAACGGACGGCGGATGAATTTTCGGCACCCGCCCCTGCCCCGCATGACGAACACCGTGCTCGCCCCCGGGCCATACAGCGCAGACTCCCTTCTAGAGGGGCTTGAGGAGGGGTTATGGGTTCTGCGCCTGGGTCCGGGAGGTGTGCTGCCCGATTCGGCGAAAATCTGGTTTGAGGTCGTAGAGGCGTACTGGGTAGAACACGGGCGCGTCCGCTATCCCTTAGCGCCCTTTCGCCTCGTCGCCTCATCCGATCGGCTCCTAAAAGGTGTGCTGGCCGTGGGCAACGATCTGCACCTTGGCGCGGCATATGGAACTTGTCTCAAGCAGGGGCAGGCGCTTCCGGTCTCCGCCGCCTC
The DNA window shown above is from Bacteroidota bacterium and carries:
- the mog gene encoding molybdopterin adenylyltransferase; translated protein: MEPIRTGILTVSDRAFRGIYADRSGPSLREALDERFMVVAYEVVPDEREQIEAALRRFSDTLSAELVLTTGGTGPGPRDVTPEATQAVCDRLVPGLGEWMRAEGRRHTPLAILSRAIAGIRNRTLIVNLPGSPKAISELLPDLRELLSHAVTLLRGGGHEL
- the era gene encoding GTPase Era, producing MADELTIAPFEAHLPPDHRAGYVALLGRPNTGKSTLLNTLLGQKLSIVSAKPQTTRHRILGILNEENAQVVFFDTPGVIAPQYLLHRAMMRAVEEAVREADAVLFLVDATRPDPQDPSLEYLRGLSKPVLLAVNKLDAVSEDQSRRVLAQYADRFGFADLIPISALTGYNVPSLKERILQAIPFGPPFYPKELLSAHPERFFVAELIREKIFELFEEEIPYSAQVNIVAFKERPEGKDFIDAEIVLERPSQRAILLGRDGSRIKALGIRARADIEAFLGRPVYLQLHVKVRPNWRRKAAYLRSYGYKL
- the yajC gene encoding preprotein translocase subunit YajC, coding for MVSLLQVLLMAPPPEGQAPNPLATFLPLILIFVVFYFFIIRPQQKRQREKQKMLEALQKGDKVVTIGGIHGRVVSVDGDTVLLEVDEETKIRFDKNAIAAVLAKKE
- a CDS encoding bifunctional 3,4-dihydroxy-2-butanone-4-phosphate synthase/GTP cyclohydrolase II, producing MEPIRFHTIPEALDDLRQGKLVIVVDDEDRENEGDFIGAAALCTPEMINFMATYGRGLICVAITRQRAEELRLEPMVRDNTALHGTPFTVSVDYTIGTTTGISAADRARTVRALADPQEVPEHFARPGHVFPLRAAEGGVLRRAGHTEAAVDLARLAGLYPAGVLVEIMNEDGSMARVPDLYRVAQRFGLKLITIKDLIAYRMRTESLVEEVISVQLPTRFGDFRLSAFRDIITGEEHLALTKGSWSPEEPVLVRVHSQCVTGDIFHSLRCDCGDQLEAALQMIASSGKGVFLYMKQEGRGIGLLNKLRAYKLQEEGLDTVEANEVLGFRADNRDYGIGCQILCALGVRKMRLITNNPIKRIGIEGYGLEIVERVPIEVPPNRHNRRYLEAKRDRLGHLILLDQRPSQP
- a CDS encoding TldD/PmbA family protein, whose product is MNLPWDAEALLQMAHRLRGGGYFADLFLEKTLERWFCLLPDGSCQIKQDGYQGAALRAWTSPLEVRFCALEGTALRELRAAVEAHRLPGSAPLQSDLRIITVKPATSEEPSEDLIQEALASLRALVYDALPQIAHLEATLILNERHKCIVHTEGRLIEEYSRSWTARVEVAQRGPRGLMRALYLNGGIGGPEASWIALPEEALRCLYQDLERQREAQTLRSGSYPVLLGPGWTGMFWHEALGHRVEADVWSAQDGRPRPGARIASSAVTLWDWGTLPGGRGSAAFDDEGTPQQQTLLVAEGELVGLLTDRLWAARLRRSPTGNGRRMNFRHPPLPRMTNTVLAPGPYSADSLLEGLEEGLWVLRLGPGGVLPDSAKIWFEVVEAYWVEHGRVRYPLAPFRLVASSDRLLKGVLAVGNDLHLGAAYGTCLKQGQALPVSAASPSVLIGAIRAIAHNPA